From a single Pseudophryne corroboree isolate aPseCor3 chromosome 6, aPseCor3.hap2, whole genome shotgun sequence genomic region:
- the LOC134933433 gene encoding uncharacterized protein LOC134933433, whose amino-acid sequence MPSGGSNRRVPPARQSSGDDAALQGHAEPPGAFAAALATVVAALGPLAAAPELEGGSREAADGAGAGAFSAAQRVARACRELGAAAAQLHLQPRRDESLQSPRTPALGRAGHTPFLLSGAPPPFLPTDVQADARVSESEDEDVTYVATEESGSDQSTASGHRAGLEGLALRSVAPSTLKAYKQAWGEWEEFARGRKQRGKSGHRMMLSFIWQLYVSGRSRAVVSRYLAGIAFFCRIKGVPDLTKSGILLKAMKGWARVAPTPPDRRRPIDAALLPGIIGSVGAIASSMFESLLFRLAFSMAYHGAFRISELVAPSKQTDSRMLVEDVVVSGRSLLCRLRRSKTDQVGKGRWVTLVPALEESICPVQLAVQYEAVRPDCRGSWLLHYDGLPVTKFQFRWMMGRCLTSMGLSPSHFGTHSFRIGAATAAAAAGFSGAQIQAVGRWKSSCYKRYIRPVA is encoded by the exons ATGCCCAGCGGTGGCTCTAATCGCCGCGTGCCCCCGGCAAGGCAGTCATCAGGTGACGACGCGGCGTTACAAGGTCACGCTGAACCGCCCGGGGCGTTCGCGGCGGCccttgccacggtggtggcggcattgggtccgCTCGCCGCGGCCCCGGAGCTCGAGGGCGGGTCCAGGGAGGCGGCGGACGGCGCGGGCGCAGGTGCCTTTTCAGCCGCCCAGAGGGTTGCACGCGCGTGCCGGGAGCTGGGGGCGGCCGCAGCGCAGCTGCATTTACAGCCAAGGCGGGACGAGAGTTTGCAGTCACCTCGCACGCCGGCCTTAGGTCGGGCTGGGCACACGCCATTTTTGTTGTCCGGGGCCCCTCCCCCTTTTCTGCCCACAGATGTTCAAGCGGATGCAAGGGTGTCGGAATCGGAGGACGAGGATGTTACATATGTCGCGACTGAGGAGTCTGGATCTGAccaatctacggcttcag gtcatcgagccggactggaaggtctagcactacGTTCGgtagcgccatccacgcttaaggcttacaagcaggcctggggcgaatgggaagaatttgctagaggacggaagcaacgaggtaagagcgggcatcggatgatgctttcttttatttggcagctttatgtttcgggtaggtctagagcggtggtgtcccggtacttggctggcattgcattcttctgcagaattaagggtgttcccgatttgacgaaaagtggcattctgcttaaggctatgaaaggatgggcgcgcgtggcgcctacgccgcctgacagaaggcggcccattgatgcggcgttgctgccaggcatcattgggtcggttggagccatcgcatcatctatgtttgaatcgctgctttttagattggcgttctctatggcttaccacggcgcctttaggatatcggagttggtagcgccttctaagcaaactgattcgcgcatgctagtagaggacgtagtggtgagtgggaggtccttgctgtgcagattgcgacgctctaagacggaccaggtggggaagggccgatgggtcaccctggttccggcacttgaggagagcatatgcccagtacagttggcagtacaatatgaggcagtgaggcccgactgtcgggggtcgtggttgctgcactatgacgggctgccagtaacgaagttccaatttcggtggatgatgggtcgctgtctgacgagcatgggcctttccccctcccacttcggtacacactccttccgcattggggctgctacggcggcagcggccgcgggtttttcgggagcccaaatccaggcggtgggacgatggaagtcgtcctgttataagcggtacattcgccccgtcgcctga